The following proteins are encoded in a genomic region of Catellatospora sp. TT07R-123:
- a CDS encoding dihydrofolate reductase family protein translates to MRKLVATVFNYSVDGLMADRGTAFWDFCFGLPENRDPDDPAQLDFLRSAHAHVFGRTAYEGISVSMMKSVDHPFSPILNAAPKVVFSRTLEKADWANTTIAAGDTTEEVDRLRQGGDGHIVVWGGVRLWRSLMQLDLIDELQISMFPYVAGEGTRLFDGVPSSYPLELVSSVPSGNGIVELVYRRSR, encoded by the coding sequence ATGCGCAAGCTGGTGGCGACGGTGTTCAACTACTCGGTCGACGGGCTCATGGCCGACCGGGGCACCGCGTTCTGGGACTTCTGCTTCGGCCTGCCCGAGAACCGCGATCCCGACGACCCCGCGCAACTCGACTTCCTCCGCAGCGCGCACGCGCACGTCTTCGGCCGTACCGCCTACGAGGGCATCTCGGTGTCGATGATGAAGTCCGTCGACCACCCGTTCTCGCCCATCCTGAACGCGGCGCCCAAGGTCGTCTTCTCCCGGACGCTGGAGAAGGCGGACTGGGCCAACACCACCATCGCCGCCGGCGACACGACCGAGGAGGTCGACCGGCTCAGGCAGGGCGGCGACGGCCACATCGTGGTCTGGGGCGGGGTCCGGCTGTGGCGCTCGCTCATGCAGCTCGACCTGATCGACGAGCTCCAGATCAGCATGTTCCCGTACGTCGCGGGCGAGGGCACCCGGCTGTTCGACGGCGTGCCCAGCTCGTACCCCCTGGAACTGGTCTCCAGCGTCCCCTCCGGCAACGGGATCGTCGAGCTGGTGTACCGCCGCTCCCGATAA
- a CDS encoding PmoA family protein yields the protein MSDAALRLTDDRTGSLAVEYGDQLLLRYVYQPTDPQLESPRPYFHPLHTLGGDLVSLFRPHDHVWHRGIALSLPNVGTENFWGGVTYTRGHEYRQLPNNGSMRHQRFDRLDAEPGLVRVAHRLDWITEGGETWLREERGFTVTAAPDSDAWVLTFTTALTNVSGRDIVMGSPTTEGRDNAGYGGLFWRGPRSFTGGAVHVEGRTGGDELMGVRAPWLGFTGRHDGSSRSSTLVFVDDPGNGDQHVKWFVRAEPFACVCPAPFFDEEVTMAHDGSLLLRYAVVVADGSPDPAALAALGTATLTTLATPED from the coding sequence ATGAGCGACGCCGCCCTGCGCCTGACCGACGACCGCACCGGTTCGCTGGCCGTCGAATACGGCGACCAGCTCCTGCTGCGCTACGTCTACCAGCCCACCGACCCCCAGCTGGAGTCGCCGCGGCCGTACTTCCACCCGCTGCACACCCTCGGCGGCGACCTGGTCAGCCTGTTCCGGCCACACGACCACGTGTGGCACCGGGGCATCGCGCTGTCGCTGCCCAACGTCGGCACCGAGAACTTCTGGGGCGGCGTCACCTACACCCGCGGCCACGAATACCGCCAGCTGCCCAACAACGGCAGCATGCGGCACCAGCGGTTCGACCGGCTCGACGCCGAGCCCGGCCTCGTCCGCGTCGCCCACCGGCTCGACTGGATCACCGAGGGGGGCGAGACCTGGCTGCGCGAGGAGCGCGGCTTCACCGTCACCGCCGCCCCCGACTCCGACGCCTGGGTGCTCACCTTCACCACCGCGCTCACCAACGTCAGCGGCCGCGACATCGTCATGGGCAGCCCCACCACCGAGGGCCGCGACAACGCGGGCTACGGCGGGCTGTTCTGGCGCGGGCCGCGCTCGTTCACCGGCGGCGCCGTACACGTCGAGGGCCGGACCGGCGGCGACGAGCTGATGGGCGTACGCGCCCCCTGGCTCGGCTTCACCGGCCGCCACGACGGCAGCAGCCGCTCGTCGACCCTGGTCTTCGTCGACGACCCCGGCAACGGCGACCAGCACGTCAAGTGGTTCGTCCGCGCGGAGCCCTTCGCCTGCGTCTGCCCCGCACCGTTCTTCGACGAGGAGGTGACGATGGCCCACGACGGCAGCCTGCTGCTGCGATACGCGGTGGTCGTCGCCGACGGCAGCCCCGACCCCGCCGCCCTCGCCGCCCTCGGCACCGCCACCCTCACCACCCTCGCCACCCCCGAGGACTGA
- a CDS encoding Gfo/Idh/MocA family protein, which produces MQTYDLAVVGTGGIAAVHARGIADLGGRARVSAVVDVDDRRLREFTAHLADLGLPEPHGYASLEEMLTAERPDLVDLCTPPGLHAPQAVMCLSRGLTVLCEKPPALSLAEFDRISAAAQAGGGHFATVFQHRFGSGARTLAALAADGRLGAPMTAVCHTLWHRPDAYFEVPWRGRWDVEGGGPTMGHGIHQMDLLLSVLGPWREVVAVAARQARPTDTEDLSCAIVTFESGAVASVVNSLLSPRETSHLRFDFGHATVELTHLYGYGDADWTVTAAPGHAEAVEAAWAAGPKGQASGHGAQLAAVLDALDAGQEPPVGTAAARATMELIAAVYQSAFTGRPVARGEIGPGSPFYDRMQGTGAPWPAVRALGGAR; this is translated from the coding sequence TTGCAGACCTATGACCTCGCCGTGGTGGGCACCGGCGGCATCGCCGCCGTGCACGCCCGCGGCATAGCGGACCTGGGCGGCCGGGCCCGCGTCAGCGCCGTCGTCGACGTCGACGACCGGCGGCTGCGCGAGTTCACCGCCCACCTGGCCGACCTCGGCCTGCCCGAACCGCACGGCTACGCCAGCCTGGAGGAGATGCTCACCGCCGAGCGCCCCGACCTGGTGGACCTGTGCACCCCGCCCGGCCTGCACGCCCCGCAGGCCGTCATGTGCCTGAGCCGGGGCCTGACCGTGCTCTGCGAGAAGCCGCCCGCGCTCAGCCTGGCCGAGTTCGACCGGATCAGCGCCGCAGCGCAGGCCGGCGGCGGCCACTTCGCCACCGTGTTCCAGCACCGCTTCGGCAGCGGCGCCCGCACGCTGGCGGCACTGGCCGCCGACGGGCGCCTGGGCGCCCCGATGACGGCCGTCTGCCACACCCTGTGGCACCGGCCCGACGCGTACTTCGAGGTGCCCTGGCGCGGCCGCTGGGACGTCGAGGGCGGCGGCCCGACCATGGGCCACGGCATCCACCAGATGGACCTGCTGCTGTCGGTGCTCGGCCCCTGGCGCGAGGTCGTCGCCGTGGCCGCCCGCCAGGCCCGGCCCACCGACACCGAGGACCTGTCCTGCGCCATCGTGACCTTCGAGTCCGGTGCCGTGGCCAGCGTCGTCAACAGCCTGCTGTCCCCGCGCGAGACCAGCCACCTGCGCTTCGACTTCGGCCACGCCACCGTCGAGCTCACCCACCTGTACGGCTACGGCGACGCCGACTGGACCGTCACCGCCGCCCCCGGTCACGCCGAGGCGGTCGAGGCCGCCTGGGCCGCCGGGCCGAAGGGGCAGGCCAGCGGCCACGGCGCGCAGCTCGCGGCCGTGCTCGACGCGCTCGACGCGGGCCAGGAACCGCCGGTCGGCACCGCCGCCGCCCGCGCCACCATGGAGCTGATCGCCGCCGTGTACCAGTCCGCCTTCACCGGCCGCCCCGTCGCCCGCGGCGAGATCGGCCCCGGCTCACCGTTCTACGACCGGATGCAGGGCACCGGCGCCCCGTGGCCGGCCGTACGCGCCCTGGGAGGTGCCCGATGA
- a CDS encoding glycoside hydrolase family 3 N-terminal domain-containing protein: protein MSSQPSPLEPWRDVALPAPDRVADLMRRMTLAEKLGQLYAVWPAGGATGQDVAPFQQDMADEGFDWRRLIKDGLGQLTRPYGTAPVSAADGARQLAELQTAIVAAGRFGIPALVHEECLTGFTAYGATIFPTPLAWGASFDAALVEQVGAVIGASMRSLGVHQGLAPVLDVTRDARWGRTEETIGEDPYLVATVGTGYVRGLESAGIVATLKHFAGYSASRGGRNFGPVGIGPRELADVLLPPFELAVRDGGARSVMHSYAEIDGVPAASDPRLLTSLLRDEWGFTGTVVADYFGVTFLQTLHHVAADHGAAAALALAAGVDVELPMVRCYGRPLLEAVESGQVAEELVDRALRRVLLQKCELGLLDPGWEPTAAEAVELDPAPARELARRLAEESVVLLGNDGTLPLRTPGTLAVVGPLADHADGMLGCYTFPRHVGLHHPGLPLGVEVPTLLASLRTALPDTAIAYAPGCDVRGADTGGIGAAAQAAARAEACVLVLGDQAGLFGNGTSGEGCDVTELRLPGVQEQLLAAVLDTGVPVVLVLLSGRPYALGAYADRLAAVVQAFFPGEEGGAAVAGVLTGRVCPSGRLPVGVPRHPGGQPASYLAPTLAHRSDVSTVDPTPLYPFGHGLSYTSFAWEPATAGPLSCATDGAVEVAITVRNTGDRAGTEVVQLYLHDPVAQVTRPVVRLIGYARVPLAPGQARRVAFTVHADLTAFTGRSGRRVVEPGDTELRFGASSADFRHTVAVRFHGPERTVGHDRAMTTEVVLADL from the coding sequence ATGTCCAGCCAGCCCAGCCCGCTCGAACCGTGGCGCGACGTCGCGCTGCCCGCCCCCGACCGGGTCGCCGACCTGATGCGCCGGATGACCCTGGCCGAGAAGCTCGGCCAGCTCTACGCGGTGTGGCCCGCCGGCGGCGCCACCGGCCAGGACGTGGCCCCGTTCCAGCAGGACATGGCCGACGAGGGCTTCGACTGGCGCCGCCTGATCAAGGACGGCCTCGGCCAGCTCACCCGGCCGTACGGCACCGCGCCCGTCTCGGCCGCGGACGGCGCCCGGCAGCTCGCCGAGCTCCAGACGGCGATCGTCGCCGCGGGCCGGTTCGGCATCCCGGCCCTGGTCCACGAGGAATGCCTCACCGGCTTCACCGCGTACGGGGCGACGATCTTCCCGACCCCGCTGGCCTGGGGCGCGAGCTTCGACGCCGCCCTGGTCGAGCAGGTCGGCGCCGTGATCGGGGCGAGCATGCGCTCCCTCGGCGTGCACCAGGGGCTGGCCCCCGTGCTCGACGTGACCCGCGACGCCCGCTGGGGCCGCACCGAGGAGACCATCGGCGAGGACCCGTACCTGGTCGCCACCGTCGGCACCGGATACGTGCGGGGCCTGGAGTCGGCCGGGATCGTGGCCACGCTAAAGCACTTCGCGGGCTACTCCGCCTCCCGGGGCGGGCGCAACTTCGGCCCGGTCGGGATCGGGCCGCGCGAGCTGGCCGACGTGCTGCTGCCGCCGTTCGAGCTGGCCGTGCGCGACGGCGGCGCCCGCTCGGTGATGCACTCGTACGCCGAGATCGACGGCGTCCCCGCCGCCTCGGACCCGCGGCTGCTGACCAGCCTGCTGCGCGACGAGTGGGGCTTCACCGGCACCGTCGTGGCCGACTACTTCGGGGTCACGTTCCTGCAGACCCTGCACCACGTCGCCGCCGACCACGGTGCCGCCGCCGCGCTCGCCCTGGCCGCCGGGGTCGACGTCGAGCTGCCCATGGTCCGCTGCTACGGCCGCCCGCTGCTGGAGGCGGTCGAGTCCGGGCAGGTCGCCGAGGAGCTGGTCGACCGCGCGCTGCGCCGGGTGCTGCTACAGAAGTGCGAGCTCGGCCTGCTCGACCCCGGCTGGGAGCCCACCGCCGCCGAGGCCGTCGAGCTCGACCCGGCGCCCGCCCGCGAGCTGGCCCGGCGGCTGGCCGAGGAGTCGGTGGTGCTGCTGGGCAACGACGGCACCCTGCCCCTGCGCACGCCCGGCACGCTGGCCGTGGTCGGGCCGCTGGCCGACCACGCCGACGGCATGCTCGGCTGCTACACGTTCCCGCGCCACGTCGGCCTGCACCACCCCGGGCTGCCGCTCGGCGTCGAGGTGCCCACGCTGCTGGCGAGCCTGCGCACCGCGCTGCCCGACACCGCGATCGCGTACGCGCCCGGCTGCGACGTGCGCGGCGCCGACACCGGCGGCATCGGCGCGGCCGCGCAGGCCGCCGCCCGCGCCGAGGCGTGCGTGCTGGTGCTCGGCGACCAGGCCGGGCTGTTCGGCAACGGCACCTCCGGCGAGGGCTGCGACGTCACCGAACTGCGCCTGCCCGGGGTCCAGGAGCAGCTGCTCGCAGCGGTGCTCGACACCGGGGTGCCGGTGGTGCTGGTGCTGCTGTCAGGCCGGCCGTACGCCCTCGGCGCGTACGCCGACCGCCTGGCCGCCGTGGTGCAGGCGTTCTTCCCCGGCGAGGAGGGCGGCGCCGCGGTCGCGGGCGTGCTCACCGGCCGGGTCTGCCCGTCGGGGCGGCTGCCGGTCGGCGTCCCGCGTCACCCCGGCGGCCAGCCCGCGAGCTACCTCGCCCCGACGCTGGCGCACCGCAGCGACGTCAGCACCGTCGACCCGACGCCGCTGTACCCGTTCGGGCACGGGCTGTCGTACACCTCCTTCGCCTGGGAGCCCGCCACGGCAGGCCCGCTGAGCTGCGCCACCGACGGCGCGGTCGAGGTCGCGATCACGGTCCGCAACACCGGCGACCGCGCGGGCACCGAGGTCGTCCAGCTCTACCTGCACGACCCGGTCGCCCAGGTGACCCGGCCCGTGGTCCGCCTCATCGGGTACGCCCGCGTGCCGCTCGCCCCCGGCCAGGCGCGCCGGGTCGCGTTCACCGTGCACGCCGACCTGACCGCGTTCACCGGCCGGTCCGGGCGGCGCGTCGTGGAACCGGGGGATACCGAGTTGCGCTTCGGGGCGTCCAGTGCAGACTTCCGGCATACCGTGGCCGTCCGCTTCCACGGTCCGGAACGGACCGTGGGCCACGACCGAGCCATGACCACGGAGGTTGTGCTTGCAGACCTATGA
- a CDS encoding cupin domain-containing protein produces MYGFPGATAVSALRVYDWPAADGRRGGSPHLHTASSEGYVVTSGTGTLETLSRDGYAEHPLGPGTVLWFSPGTVHRLVTDGDLELLVVMQNAGLPEAGDAVLTFPPEVLADPAAYARAAALAVPPEIEAGPQTQAALADAARHRRDLALEGYLRLREGGPDALAELHRAAAALVRDRAAAWDALWRERALAQAERTGAQLRDLAEGRPGLMSDAHVGHATPNPPGRHGMCGHLQTWAF; encoded by the coding sequence GTGTACGGCTTCCCCGGCGCGACCGCCGTCTCGGCGCTGCGCGTGTACGACTGGCCCGCCGCCGACGGCAGGCGCGGCGGCTCCCCGCACCTGCACACCGCCTCGTCCGAGGGCTACGTCGTCACCTCCGGCACCGGCACCCTGGAGACCCTGAGCCGCGACGGGTACGCCGAGCACCCGCTCGGACCCGGCACCGTGCTGTGGTTCAGCCCCGGCACGGTGCACCGGCTGGTCACCGACGGCGACCTGGAACTGCTGGTGGTGATGCAGAACGCGGGCCTGCCCGAGGCGGGCGACGCGGTGCTCACCTTCCCGCCCGAGGTGCTGGCCGACCCGGCCGCCTACGCGCGGGCCGCGGCGCTGGCCGTACCCCCGGAGATCGAGGCCGGGCCGCAGACGCAGGCCGCGCTCGCCGACGCGGCCCGGCACCGCCGCGACCTCGCGCTGGAGGGTTACCTGCGGCTGCGCGAGGGCGGCCCGGACGCGCTGGCCGAGCTGCACCGGGCCGCCGCGGCACTGGTCCGCGACCGGGCCGCGGCCTGGGACGCGCTGTGGCGCGAGCGCGCCCTGGCCCAGGCCGAGCGCACCGGCGCCCAACTGCGCGACCTCGCCGAGGGGCGCCCCGGCCTCATGTCCGACGCCCACGTCGGCCACGCCACCCCGAACCCGCCCGGCCGCCACGGCATGTGCGGCCACCTCCAGACCTGGGCCTTCTGA